In the Fimbriiglobus ruber genome, GATCGAGGAGATGAACAAGGTCTACGACGAGTACGCCGGTCACCGAGGACTGACAGTAGACGAGAAGGGGTGGAAATTAACCAAGATACCGTGATGTTTCAGGCGAGCGGGGGACGTGAGTCCCCTGATTCTGAGATACTTATACGCTTGTGATAATTAGTCTCTCAGAATCAGGGGACTCACGTCCCCCGCTCGCCTGAAACATCCGATTCAAACTGTCGCCAATTCGCCGGCTTGCTCGACCGGCACGGTCTGTTCGCTTCGCTTGGCGGGCGTGGAAGCTGGTTCGGACGCGACCGCAGGAGCCGACTCGGGTTCCACCACGACGCGGCCGGCGACCTCGTTCGCCAGGGCCGCGTAGTCGATCGCCCCGGGGCAGTTCGGCGCGTACTGGAAGATCGGCTTGCCGAAGCTCGGGCACTCCGCCAGCTTGATGTTCCGGCGAATCCGCGTGTCGAACACCCGGGCGTCCGCCCACGGGACGTTCGCCCCGCGGCTGCGGTCCAGGAACGATTTCAAGTCACCAAGCACTTCGTTGGCTAGCTTCGTGGCGTCGAACAGGCAGACGACCACGCCCGAGACCGTGAGCCCGGGGTTAATCCGCTTGCTCACGAGCGCGGTCGTTTCGAGCAACTTGCTCAACCCGTGCAGAGCGAAGAAATGTGGCTGGAGCGGGATGAACACCTCGTCCGCCGCCGCGAGGGCGTTGAGCGTCAAGACGCCCAGCGACGGTCCGCAGTCCATGAGCAGGTAGTCGGCTGATCCCGTGTCGGCGGCCAGGGCTTCGCGGAGGATGACTTCGCGGCCGACCACACCGGCCAACTCTACTTCCGCCGCGGCCAGGTTGATGTCGGACGGGATCAATGAGAGGTTGTCGCTGATCTGACGACGGACGTCCGCGATGGACTTGTTGCCGACGAGGACGTCGTAAACGGACGGGGACGACCCGTTCGGTTCGACCCCGAGGTGCGTGGTCGCGTGCGCCTGAGGATCGAGGTCCAACACGCAGACCCGGTTCCCGGCCGCGGCCAGGGCGGCCGACAGGTTGACGGTCGTGGTCGTCTTCCCGACCCCACCCTTCTGATTGATTACGGCGATCCGTCGCATCGCAAATCCCTCTGCGGGCCGTTGTTCGTTCCTTGCCGCCGCTTGCCGCAATCTTATAACCTCCTCTACCTCTCCCGGACCAGCCCAACCGTGCGGCCCGCCGATCCCGGCGCCGGCCGACTACGCCCCCGGGGCCCGGTCCGTTCATTCCGGGGCGACGTCTTCCTTTCCCCATCGGAGACCGCAGGCAGTATGGGTACCAGCACCGTCCGCCAAGACGCGATCAAGACGATCGCCACGACGCACCACGACCTCAGCCGGATCGATTTCCGGACGACGCACATTAAGGACCTGTTCGGCGTCAACGTGTTCGGAGAGGACGAACAGCGCCAGCGGCTGCCGAAGCCGGTATTCAAAGCGCTGCAAAAGACGATCAAACTCGGCGTCCCCCTCGACCCGACAGTGGCCGACGCGGTCGCCAGCGCGATGAAAGACTGGGCCATCGAACACGGGGCCACCCACTACACGCACCTGTTCCAGCCGCTCACCGGGCTGACGGCCGAAAAGCACGACAGCTTCGTCAACCCCTCGGGGACCGGCGGCGGGCTGGCCGAATTTAGCGGGAAAGAACTGATTCAGGGCGAACCGGACGCCAGCTCGTTCCCGAGCGGCGGCATCCGGGCCACGTTCGAAGCCCGCGGGTACACCGCGTGGGACCCCACGTCCCCGGCGTACATCCGCGAGAACCCGAACGGCGCGACCCTCGTTATCCCGACCGCGTTCGTCTCCTGGACGGGCGAAGCGCTCGACAAGAAGACCCCGCTCCTGCGGTCGATGGAGGCCCTGTCCACCCAGGCCATCCGCATCCTCAAGCTGTTCGGGCACGACAACGTCAAGAAGGTCTTCACGACCGTCGGCCCGGAACAAGAATACTTCCTGATCGACAAGAACTTCCTGTACGCCCGGCCGGACCTCATCACCTCCGGGCGGACGCTGTTCGGGGCCAAGCCGCCGAAGGGCCAGGAACTCGAAGACCAGTACTTCGGGACCATCCCGGAGCGGGTGCTGGCGTGCATGGCGGACTGCGAAGCCGAGATGTTCAAGCTCGGCATCCCGGTCAAGACCCGGCACAACGAGGTCGCCCCGAGCCAGTACGAAATCGCGCCGATTTTCGAAGACTCGAACCTCGCCTGCGACCACAACCAGCTCACGATGGACGTGATGCGGCGGACGGCCGAGAAGTACGGCCTCGTCTGCCTGCTGCACGAGAAGCCGTTCGCCGGGATCAACGGGTCCGGGAAGCACAACAACTTCTCGATGGCGACGGACAGCGGCGAGAACCTCCTGAACCCCGGGACGAACCCGCACGACAACGCGCAGTTCCTCGTGTTCTGCGTGGCCGTCATCCGCGCGGTCGCCAAGTACCCGGAACTCCTCCGCGTCACCGTGGCCAGCGCCGGCAACGACCACCGGCTCGGGGCGAACGAGGCGCCGCCGGCGATCATGTCGATCTTCCTGGGCGACCAACTCCAGGACGTCATGGACCAGCTCGAAGCGGGCGCGCTGAAGTCGACCAAGCAGGGCGGGCACATGGAGGTCGGCGTCACCGTCCTCCCGAAGCTGCCGCGGGACGCGGGTGACCGGAACCGGACCAGCCCGTTTGCGTTCACCGGAAACAAGTTCGAGTTCCGGGCCGTCGGGTCGTGGTTCAGCATCGCCGGGCCGAACACCGTCCTCAACACGATCGTCGCCGAATCGCTGGACTACATCGCCACCCAGCTGGAAACCGCGATCAAGGGCGGGAAGCCGCTGAACAAGGCCATTCAGGACTTGCTCCAGGGCATCATCAAGGAATCGAAGAAGGTCGTCTTCAACGGCGACGGGTACACCGATGAATGGCACGCGGAAGCCGAGAAGCGGGGCTTGCCGAACCTGAAGAACGCGGTCGACGCGTTCCCGATCATCATCCGTAAGGACTCGATCGAGCTGTTCGCCAAATACAAGGTGTTTAGCGAGCGGGAACTG is a window encoding:
- a CDS encoding ParA family protein, which translates into the protein MRRIAVINQKGGVGKTTTTVNLSAALAAAGNRVCVLDLDPQAHATTHLGVEPNGSSPSVYDVLVGNKSIADVRRQISDNLSLIPSDINLAAAEVELAGVVGREVILREALAADTGSADYLLMDCGPSLGVLTLNALAAADEVFIPLQPHFFALHGLSKLLETTALVSKRINPGLTVSGVVVCLFDATKLANEVLGDLKSFLDRSRGANVPWADARVFDTRIRRNIKLAECPSFGKPIFQYAPNCPGAIDYAALANEVAGRVVVEPESAPAVASEPASTPAKRSEQTVPVEQAGELATV
- a CDS encoding glutamine synthetase III codes for the protein MGTSTVRQDAIKTIATTHHDLSRIDFRTTHIKDLFGVNVFGEDEQRQRLPKPVFKALQKTIKLGVPLDPTVADAVASAMKDWAIEHGATHYTHLFQPLTGLTAEKHDSFVNPSGTGGGLAEFSGKELIQGEPDASSFPSGGIRATFEARGYTAWDPTSPAYIRENPNGATLVIPTAFVSWTGEALDKKTPLLRSMEALSTQAIRILKLFGHDNVKKVFTTVGPEQEYFLIDKNFLYARPDLITSGRTLFGAKPPKGQELEDQYFGTIPERVLACMADCEAEMFKLGIPVKTRHNEVAPSQYEIAPIFEDSNLACDHNQLTMDVMRRTAEKYGLVCLLHEKPFAGINGSGKHNNFSMATDSGENLLNPGTNPHDNAQFLVFCVAVIRAVAKYPELLRVTVASAGNDHRLGANEAPPAIMSIFLGDQLQDVMDQLEAGALKSTKQGGHMEVGVTVLPKLPRDAGDRNRTSPFAFTGNKFEFRAVGSWFSIAGPNTVLNTIVAESLDYIATQLETAIKGGKPLNKAIQDLLQGIIKESKKVVFNGDGYTDEWHAEAEKRGLPNLKNAVDAFPIIIRKDSIELFAKYKVFSERELNSRYMIFSESYVKTITIEANTMLAMAKTMILPAALKYQTEVAQAVTSTKAAGVENTAQLDLLKELTATITGFQAATSALCKAVHHHAEGDAYAHAKYARDAVVPKMVDLRTLGDKLETIVSDELWPLPTYREMLFIK